One Hordeum vulgare subsp. vulgare chromosome 4H, MorexV3_pseudomolecules_assembly, whole genome shotgun sequence DNA window includes the following coding sequences:
- the LOC123449931 gene encoding pyridoxine/pyridoxamine 5'-phosphate oxidase 2 — protein MAGGGAAASALSSPWRALLQRALDANAHLKHSTFFQLATVGGGGRPANRTVVFRGFQEHCDKIQINTDARSNKVGEIKEWPLGEICWYFTDSWEQFRISGIIDVIDGSSPDPAKLQQREKAWFASSVKSRSQYLGPCPGLPVANDDHVKDVHLDPSAGPVDAYCLLTLDPEKVDYVNLKSNQRLMFTRTKEGDESSDWMAEKVSP, from the exons ATGGCCGGCGGTGGCGCCGCCGCGTCGGCGCTCTCGAGCCCGTGGAGGGCGCTGCTGCAGCGAGCGCTGGACGCCAACGCGCACCTCAAGCACTCCACCTTCTTCCAGCTC GCcacggtgggcggcggcggcaggccggCGAATCGCACCGTCGTGTTCAG GGGGTTCCAAGAACACTGCGACAAGATTCAGATTAATACGGATGCGCGGAGCAACAAG GTTGGTGAGATCAAGGAATGGCCCCTCGGTGAG ATATGCTGGTATTTCACCGATTCGTGGGAGCAATTCCGTATCAGCGGCATCATAGATGTGATCGATGGTTCGAGTCCGGATCCTGCCAAGCTCCAG CAACGAGAGAAAGCTTGGTTCGCCAGTTCAGTCAAGTCAAGGTCTCAATACTTGGGACCTTGCCCAGGGCTCCCCGTCGCAAATGATGACCATGTTAAGGATGTCCATCTCGATCCATCAGCTGGCCCAGTTGATGCATATTGTCTTCTGACTCTTGATCCAGAAAAG GTTGATTATGTGAACCTGAAAAGTAATCAGAGATTGATGTTCACAAGAACCAAGGAAGGAGATGAGTCCAGTGATTGGATGGCAGAAAAAGTTAGCCCATGA